The genomic DNA TGAAGATGATCTTGTAGTGCTTCTGGGCGGGCTGCACCGGGGACACACGCGGGTAGTGAGGCTCTTCCTTCTCTGGCGGTGGCACGTGCACGTAGATGTGCTTCTGGACGATCTGTGGCGCCGGGTTGTAGTTGTATCCAgagctggagctggagctACTACCTGTGGTGGTGGAAGAGACGGAACGGGGCGATCTTTTATTGAAGGTGTCCACGAGGTGTTTATCGTTCTAGCAAACTCCCGACTGTTTCTCACTGTTCAACTTCAAATCGTGCCTAGCGCACGTTTTACGGACCTGAGTAACCACCGAAGTCACCGATCGAGGTGAACGACGGTGCGGACGAGTAGGATGAGAATCCGGCTTCCGGACGAGCGGCGGCGTACGCCAGCACCACACTTAACACTATGAACACCTTCATCGTGCGTATCGTTGGAAGCGTTTGCGGAAAACCACACAAATAGAACACACTGCACACCAATAGACGGAGGCACCAATGGTtggagttgctgctgctggtgctgctgttactggaacaatgcacaatttGAAACTGTTGCTGAGTCTTGAAGTGCAATGATTATTTATACTAGCGCATCCGAATAGCGAGCCTCATCAGCATCCGAAGAGACCGCGATGAGCCCGAGCCCGAGAGCAGCGTGGTTAGCATCCCCCCACAACCCGAAACCAAGCGGCCGTGCACGCACACCACACCAGGCACGGACAGCGCGCGCGATCGTGGAAGATGAGTACGGCCGGAGCCATTCATGGTAGCGCATCCGCCGAAAAGCAATGGCgcgctcgcacaccaccaccaaagccGTAGCCCTTCTCTCCGGCCACAACGAAACGAATGGTAACCGACCCACTGGGAACGGTTCCTTCGGATTTGCTGGggttacctttttttgttggttttttcgtTGGTCGGAAACATTCGTACCGATCAGAAACCGCAATGGGCCAAAATCATCCACCGAGATCCACCGGCCCCCACCCCGGGTTTGTGGAGTGtgtggatttttgtttttgcacatTTGAAGAAGGCTAGGTACTATCTCGGGCAGGGAGATAGTGGAAGATGTCCGAtagaggacacacacacacgccggacAGATATCCGATAATCGCACGCCGGGATTAATGAACACGGTCCGGTTGAAGCTGGGATAGTTTCGCTAAACGGCACTGACAAATGTGATTATCGGCAGTGCGTCAAGGGCACGATCGAACACGGAGGGGGGGGACAGGATGGAGAGGATGCGACGATGGGGATTGTAAAACTACAATTCCCCCCACGAAGCCCAACAGTAGCAGTACCGTATCGGGAAGGGAATCTCTTCATCTCCGCTTTCGCACCACACGCGGAGTCCCGGGATTCCCCGCGATGTTCTCGGTGAATCTTCAGCAAATTACGGGGAGGTAACGGGCCTGATAGCGCCACCAGGTGAAGTTTGAgtgcgttcgtgtgtgtgtgtgtgtgcctcccTACTGTTTAGTGAAAGGTAACCAGTCTCTTCCGCCAATCTGACCAGCAGTGGAGGGAAGGCTTCGCGGTGCGGATGCGATACTACACCAAGGAATGTGCGTTATGAAGACTACCCTGTCCGGGGTCTGGTGTGGATTCAGCATAGTTGGCACAGTAGACAGATAAACCGCAACAACAccgaaccaacaacaaaaaaaagcaacaacactACCATTAATTCGTTACGAAATGCACGGCGGCTACACTAATGTGTGCTTagggtgtttttatttttatgtagcctctctctctctctgtctctcgctaTCTGTCTCCCTATGTGCTTCCACTCGTCTCATGTGAGATAAGCCGCTAGGCAGCATCCAAGCAACCGTGTACTAAATGCTCGCCACGTTTATACGACCGGTTTGGCTAATCAAGTTGACGTTACGCGATGGTGCTTGATTGATTACATTCCAATGTCCTCGGTTACATTCTTTGGGGCGAGCTTTCGGAGCGATCTTTACACCTGGCCGAATTGACCAGCGTACTTAAGATGGCGTCCCAGGGTCAGACACCTTCTAATTTCGTGCGACACATATCTTGCATTTACTTTCACGGCAAAGTTTGGGGTTTTAGAGCAATTAATTAGTTTTAACCTTTCTGAAAAGGTAATCGGTCTTTCcacctttatttttttttcttggcgaTCCATTTTCTGGACCATCTCAAGTTGCTCCCATTGAAGCATTTGCATTTGTCTCCTGGACACGACTTCCTCTATTATGCAAACAGCGGCTCATCGTCAACGAGCGACATGCAGCACGGTAAAGGTCGCCCTTCAATAGCACTTATCGTCTCCCGATGCACCGGGAAGAAACCACCAGAGAGTCCAATATGCTGTTGCAATCTATGCTCTCGCTGTGGACTTTCAAAGCGCATTACGTACGTATTGCCCCGTGCTTGATTTAGATTTATATGGATGGCCCTACGCCTCCAAGCACCAAGAGTCTTCCCTCTAACGGTCATGGTAGATCCATGCGGTTTGTCTTTCTGAGTTCTGAGATGCCATTTAGGGCGATATGCGAATGTACTGTACACAGTACCGATGCGACCCCAGCGGAGAGAAAGATCCAATTCCCCCCCCGTTTTTTCCTGAACCATCGTCGGATGTAATCGGTTGAGGATTGAATAACGTGCCTGCAAACTGTCAGTCTTGTCTTGGGTAAAGGTTCCCGGCCGACGCGTCCGAATACAATTCAATCAAAGCTTCTTCCATCACGAAACAAAAGCTAGAAAATTGGCCCTAAGATATCAGATGCGAGACGGCATGGCGTTGAATGCAAAACGGGCATACTGACAAGAAGCAGCATAAATCGATTTCGCGCCATTCCGGCGGATGATGCCTGAGGTCCCCCCCCCCGACATTCGGTTCGGTCTAAATCTTGCGGATGAAACCTCAGCGCGGCTGCAGTTGAAGGAATTTACATAACGCCAACCCATCATGCCATTTCCCGTGCCGTTTCGAGATGGATCGCTCGGAAGGGTCTTCACCGTCTCGAAGAGGCCCCGTGTTCGCCCACTGAACTGATTTCGAGGGGTTACGAGTGTAGGGCAAAAAGCAACCGGGTTAACCAGACTGAGACTGGGCCGTTTGATCGAAAGCGAATGCCCACCAATTTCCCCGTCCGCAGTCGGCCACAAACAGCGACCCTCGGTCGACCGAATTTGGCGGACCGCCGATCCGCTACGCAAATCATCACTTTGTTCCATCAATCTTAAGCTTCACCCTCTGGCCGGCGCAGACCCCGGCGGCGAACGCAAAACCGAACAGGTCAACACACAAATTCGTACGCGGTGGCTGCCGGAGCTGCCGTTTGAAAGCGAGAGTCTTAACCGCTTGACCTTGCATAATTACATCCACCCGTTCCGCCAGCCCGGTTGCCACCGCGCGTTCGATGGCCCCCAACCCCAAGATGGTTGGCCGTTTTTGCTTCCTACGATCGGTTGGCGTTCCCTTCACTTGGAGTCCCGCCAGCTACCCGAAGACATCGGACTCGTTGGGGATGCGAGACTTCAGAACCGAACCGCCAGCAGAAGTCCTCGGCAAACAGTGCTAAACAGCTAGCTTCAGGAGGATCACTTGACGACGTGTGTCACAACGTGCAGCGAAACATGAACACGCTGCTGCGTTACGAGAGTTTCAATTATTCTCAAAACACGTGGAAAGGCGTTAAGCTTTCGTTAACTATCACTTGATGTCCGATGGCAAACCACTTCACAGGTTTCCCAATTACCCCCCTGGTCctggttaaaaaaaaaagcctggTAGCACCCCGGTTTTCGACCACTCGCGGTGGCATAAATAGATCTATCGATCGTACGAATCTATCGGTGTTGCGTTAAGtggagggggggtggggggggggggggggagggctctaCATAAAATCTTACCCAGCTCACCCAGATGGAGACTACCTTGGCCCCCTGGGTAGACTGGCCAGTGAAAGATGTCATCTCGGCGGTCAATCGAAAACGGGGAAATGGTTGGCCCGCAGGGTGTTTCGTAGCCCCATACAATCCACGCCATTCGTCAGACCTTGGTGTACGTACGCCGGGGGTTTTGTTGCCACGACGAGAGAAAGAAGGGAGGCCGATCGGTGGTAAAAGTGGTACCGAAATTAAATTCAACTTATTCCTCAGCTCAAGCGAGCGTATGAGCGTCAAGGTCGATGCGCAGTGTTCCGTCCGAGTTCACCAGCCAATCGAACACCTGACTCAACCAATCAAACACATCGCTCGCGGCTTGCGATCCGGTAGTGCCACCGGTCGTGGCTGGCAGGAAGTATTCCATACGGGCTTTCCACGTGCTCCGAGAGTCCGGCGGCTCACAGCACCCCGACCACATTGCATAATTACGGCGACTTCAATTGAGGCTTCAAGCAGCTGAATGAGACTCTGAGACTAATGAGCCAGCCACGGAATGAAGTTGTCCGAGTGCCCGTTTCATCTCACCCGTGGCAACTGCTCGGAGGGTTTTGAAGCGCATATCATTGGAGGGTTGCGCATAATACTTCGCCGAAGAAATGGCACTTGTCGTCGATTTCGGAAGTCGCCCGGTGTACGATGTTACGTTCACCTCGTCAATCAATTAAAACTCATCTCAAAGCAACGCATTCAAGCTGAAGAGGGCTCCGGTTGCCGATAGTTCACACGGATTAACGACCTTACGAGAGAAGCGGtgccgggggttttttttctctctctctcgtctgTTTATTAATAATGACTACGTGGCGATCACCTTGGACAGGCGCCTAATTCTATACCTAACCAACCTAATATTAAGCCACTTTCTAGGGAAAATAGGACCACGTAATTGGATGGATCGATCTGACCTCAGCCTCCTCAGAGTGGCGAGCTGAGCGTTGTGTGTAAGTACACGGTGTACTTACTTCGCTCGCTATTGCCCAACGCTCATGCATCTCCAGATACGCAAGCGCTCGCGAATGCTCCGATTGACAACTCTTTTAATTATCATCAATCTAGACCATCTTCCAGAGCTCCGGCTGATCCATCGCCCCAACAAAAACGGCTGATGTTATCCGCAAAAAGTCTTTCCATGCCTTCTTCACCTCACCTAATTACCTTCGCTGGTACATTCCGCCGCGCGGAGGCTTCTAATTTCACGACCGACCCATTAAAGAATAAATCAAATGACAGCAGATTGTTGCTGGCCGTTTGCCGGTTGGTTGGCCAGCTATCTCACGCAATTATCGGGCCCAGTTTCTAAAGTACATTTTTACTAATGCAATCACAAGCACTGGCTCCCTGTTTATGGCTTTGACTGCTGTTGCGGAGCGTCCGCAACAATCGGCAACAATCACCACACCACCGTTCGGATTCAAATGGTGTATAATTTTGAGCATGAATAATGCATAATAACGATACTATCTTCTATCGGACGCGGTCGCCGAacactttcgtttcgttcggtcCCAGTCTTCAGCCGATCGTGCCAAGTCTTTTGGCGAAGGCTGCAAGG from Anopheles stephensi strain Indian chromosome 2, UCI_ANSTEP_V1.0, whole genome shotgun sequence includes the following:
- the LOC118505671 gene encoding extensin-3-like isoform X2; the protein is MKVFIVLSVVLAYAAARPEAGFSSYSSAPSFTSIGDFGGYSGSSSSSSSGYNYNPAPQIVQKHIYVHVPPPEKEEPHYPRVSPVQPAQKHYKIIFIKAPSPPAPKAPIIPVQPQNEEKTLVYVLHKKPEEPQDIVIPTPPPTKPSKPEVYFIKYKTQKEKSQPPTEYGPPGNSGPY
- the LOC118505671 gene encoding extensin-like isoform X1, coding for MFPTNEKTNKKSNSSTSSSNSNHWCLRLLVCSVFYLCGFPQTLPTIRTMKVFIVLSVVLAYAAARPEAGFSSYSSAPSFTSIGDFGGYSGSSSSSSSGYNYNPAPQIVQKHIYVHVPPPEKEEPHYPRVSPVQPAQKHYKIIFIKAPSPPAPKAPIIPVQPQNEEKTLVYVLHKKPEEPQDIVIPTPPPTKPSKPEVYFIKYKTQKEKSQPPTEYGPPGNSGPY